In Duganella zoogloeoides, a single genomic region encodes these proteins:
- a CDS encoding GntR family transcriptional regulator, producing the protein MMNQPRRSPLMLQIATGDPRPINRQIVDGVKRLVASGELAVGAALPSVRGLATQLAINPNTVAKAYTELTTEGWLDARAGLGLFVATPRQRLSDPERERRLNDAVVRFVGDVIALDYPADALLDRVAAELALVAPKKTA; encoded by the coding sequence TCCCCTGATGTTACAAATCGCCACCGGCGATCCGCGTCCGATCAACCGCCAGATTGTCGATGGCGTCAAGCGCCTGGTCGCCAGCGGTGAGCTGGCCGTGGGCGCCGCGCTGCCCAGCGTGCGCGGACTGGCTACCCAACTGGCGATCAACCCCAACACGGTCGCCAAGGCCTACACCGAACTGACCACCGAAGGCTGGCTCGACGCCCGCGCCGGGCTGGGCCTGTTCGTGGCCACGCCGCGCCAGCGCCTGTCCGATCCCGAGCGCGAGCGCCGCCTGAACGACGCCGTGGTCCGTTTTGTCGGCGACGTGATCGCGCTCGACTATCCGGCCGATGCGCTGCTCGACCGCGTGGCCGCCGAACTGGCCCTGGTCGCGCCAAAAAAAACCGCCTGA